The sequence CGATTTTATATTCTTCATCAATAAAGATCTTGAGTTTGCCTATCATAGGGCGGTATATCCTGTGAAGATGTTTCAGGGCCTCCCCCCAACGTGAGCTCTGAGGCTTCCAGGCTTTAGCAGGAGGGCAAACGTCTTCTACAGCTCCATGCTGGCGAAGGAACTTTGCAAGGTCAGAGTCATAATTGCGCTTCGCTATTGCGACGAGGTCCCCGCATTTTGTGCTGGCTCCTTTGCGACACAGCAACTGGGCAATTTCCTTCAGCTTGAGCTCGACAGCAAGCAGCAGTGCTGTTTTACCCTCACTGTCTGTGTCATTAATCTCTATAGCTGTTTGTTCCAGAAGCATCTGCACCAGATCCAGGTTCTTCTTTTCCACTGCCAAGATCAGCGgcgtcttccttccttcccccctcACATTGACATCAACCTTATAGTCCAGCAGAAGGCGAGTAATGGCTTTCACCTTCTCATCATCAGAGTTCAGAAGAGCATAGATTAAAGCATTTCTGCCCCTATTGTCCCGAGCATTGACATCTGCCCCCATCTCATGAAGGAGGATCTCTACGACATCTACATGCCCTCTTCTAGCAGCATCCATGAGAGCAGTGGCCCCTCCTTTCTTGACCCTCTCTTGATCCTCTATTGTCTTTCTGTGCAAATTCACCTCTGCTCCGTTGTTATACAGGAACCTTAAGGCTTCGACTTTGCCATACACAGCAGCTTCCATGAAAGCTGTGAAGCCATTAACATCACACTCATTGACATCTGTTACTTTAGGAAGTAATAGTTTGAGCAACTTCACGTTTCCCACAATCCCAGCAATGATGAAGGGAGTGGCCCCATTCTTCTTCCGCAGACAAGGCTCAGCACCATGACTAAGCAGAAGTTCCACAATGTCCTCTCTGTCAACTTGTACTGCATTATGCAAAGGTGACCAGCCCCATTCTTCCTGGAAATTGACATCAGCCCCTCTTTCTAGCAATTGCTGGACTGACTCAATGTCTTCATCTCTAACAGCTTTAATCAACGAATGATTGTCTCCCATTGAAGCCTTCCCATTACTAGAGGGTGTGGGTCTTTCCTGAGGGTTGTTATGGCTCTCAGTCTCCATGATGGTATATACCACTGGTTACAATTTTCTTGCCttctctttgagaaaatgaaaacttatctTCTTGGGATTTGATCAAAGAGACATTGAACTGTTAGAAACTCCTGTCAGGGGAAATAGGAATTGTCTGGCTACAGACCACCAGTATGAAGAGGCACAATACGCTTGCAGTCTTCTGACTTTTCACCTGGAGATGAGAGAGGTAATTTGTAGTGTTACAAGagtgagaaaacatttgaattagAGAAATTAACTTTACTAGCAATGTTTTCAAAATACATCTATTATAGAaatttttattatagaatattataaatatatatcttttcatactgttcatggggttcagtcctgaatattcattggaaggactgatgctgaagctgaagctccaatactttggccacctgatgtgaagagccgactcattgggaaagaccctgatgttgggaaagattgagggcaggaggagaagggggcaacagaggatgagatgattagacagcatcaccgactcaatggacatgaatttgagcaagctccgggagacaatgaaggacagaggagcctgctgtgctgcagtccagggtgtcacaaaaagtcagccacaacttagcaactgaacagcaacaacaacataaatatatgtaaattgtaAACAAGGAAAGTATTACTCTATTCTCCCACTGCTTAGAAACAGGCATAGTTAATATTTTAGTATAgtctatacattatttttaaaaatagttggaCTCATGATCTGTAACTTTGTATTTGGCTTCCTTTCTTTTAACACCTTAATTATAAATAATGTCCTatgttattataaagtattttaaaatattttaatgtctgCAATAGACATCAGAGAGGTGTTTCAGTTCCCTACTACTGAGcagatttttaaagtaacttttaaacAAGAGTTTCAAAATtcgatttttttttcacaattctaAATAATGTTGCAGCAAATTTAGCTTATTTTATcttgttatgaaattaaaagactcttactccttggaagaaaagttatgaccaacctagagagcatattcaaaatcagagacattactttgccaacaaaggtctgttgagtcaaggctatggtttttccagtggtcctgtatagatgcgagagttggactgtgaagaaagctgagcaccaaagaattgatgcttttgaactgcggtgttggagaagactcttgagagtcccttggactgcaaggagatccaaccagttcattctaaaggagatcagccctgcgtgttctttggaaggaatgatgctaaagctaaaactccagtactttggccgtgagtttgagtgaactccaggagatggtgatggacagggaggcctggagtgctgcgattcatggggttgcaaagagtcagacacaaccgagtgactgaactgaactgaactgatcttgttTTCTTATGATAGATCTTATAATAGATTTCTTTCAATTGATTTCAAAGAACTGAATGACCAAAGGCTATGATTGTTTTTAAGATTCTCAAcctatattaatacatttttttccaatgCCATATAAACACGCTCTTATTAGAAATAAATGGCCTCTTTAAAAAACCAGAACCCTTgtttaataagaaaatatgtgTTTTTCATCAATCTGCATTTAAGCATGCTCAGTCCATTCCTGGCTCTTTGCAAGTGCAAAAGTATGCACTCCTATTCAAAGTAGTGTAGAGTAAGCAGAAGTCCCCAAActtttgggcaccagggaccagttttgtggaagacaatttttccatggactgggggtggggaaggggtgggttTGGAGATGATTCAGAGCataacatttattgtgcactttatttctattattattacatcagctccaacTCAAGTCATctggcattagatcccagaggtgggAAAGAACTCGAACTCCCACCTCTGCAAGATCTAAGTTTGGCCCCTGGTTGtgtaactctgctgctgctgcgtcgtttcagtcgtgtccaactctgtgcgaccccatagacggcagcccaccagtctcccccatccctgggattctccaggcaagaacactgaagtgggttgccatttccttctccaatgcatgaaagtgaaaagtgaagtcgctcagtcatgtctgactcttagcgaccccacggactgcagcctaccaggctcctccgcccatgggattttccaggcaagagtactggagtgggttgccactgtgTAACTCTAGACTCTTCCTAATTGTGTAACCTTAGATTATTGAGTCTGAATTTTTTGTTTCCTCAAATAGGGAGGACAAAAAATACAGTCCCCCATATAAAGTGCATTGAAGCAGGGAGAAGGTAAAATATTAGgccttcaataaatggtagagCTAATTACATCactttatgaaaaaaagaaaaaaaaaaaaaactttaacacACCCTGTTCTTCCCACCCAGTGCTTTACATGCTACACAAATAGGGAACCTATGAGGGGTCAATTTAGTCCAACTGCCCTCcatcagcggagaaggcaatggcaccccactccagtactcttgcctggaaaatcccatggacagaggagcctggtaagctgcagtccatggggtcggggtctctaagagtcggacacgactgaagtgacttagcagcagcagccctccatCAGATCTGAGCAATTTAGATACAATTCAGACAGCAGAGGGCAGCAAACTTACCTGAATGTTTATAACTGCTTCTGCTACAAAAATCACAAAGCAACCATTTTTCAGCAGTCCCACCTGCCTGACAGTCTCAAAGCCTCTATCCTCAGAGAGCTAACCAAATGTGCAGCGGAAGCACAGTCACCCAGCTGAACTCTTTGGATCAAATGTTTGTGTAAACAACTTTATCGACAATGAATGTGAGGTGGGCTGGAAAAgatcaaggaaagaaagaagctcAAAGAAACCTGGAGGATTCAGGGTTTGTTcaaacttcttttcttctctgctccTTTATTTATTTCAGGCGCTTCCTTCAACTGCTAATTTCAAAGTAATACAATCATTTAAGAACACCACACCTTGGACTAACTTAtgaggaaatgcaaaaaaaaaaaaaagatagtagtAAGACTCCACGgcctttagcccaccaggcttctctgtccgtggaattttccaggcaagagtactgggttgccatttcctgctccagggaataataataataacaataataaaagaacTCCGAGTAAAACAtcagagtagaaaataaaaacagctcaACAAAAACCCTGCGAAAGGAGAGTCCtgctttcagtttcattttcccCACAcgaccagaggagcctgataaACAGAGACGCCTTGAAGAAATAATGTGTGAATTATGACAGAACCCTGGAAATCTCAGAAGGGCTTAGGTGCAAAGGGTCCCCTGGGACTGGCTCCGTGtgctccttcctctcccccagtTCCACACCCACTTCACTTCCAGTCCCCAAAGCCCGAGGAATCCTTCAAAGAAAACACCTTCTCAAGCTTTCCCAGCTCTCCTCCTTCTGCGTATCCTACCTTCTAAACGTAGATGCCTCGTCCTCAGTCATTCCTCTGACGGCATCTAACCGTCAAATACTGTTGCCGGCAGGAAAACAGCCCTTCCTGAGAACTGAGCTCGCGGGGCGGAGCCCGGAGAgtgacaggaggaggagggaacgcTGACCACGCCCACACTCGGCAGCGGTGGCCTGACCTAGTAGCATCTTCGGGCTTCGCTGGCGGCTcaaacagtaaggaatctgcctgcaatgcaggagacctgggttcgatccctggattgagaagatcccctggaggcagaaatggcaacccactccagcatccttgcctgcagaatcccatggaccaaggagcccgGGGcatggagggggcagggaggccgCATGCATCCTGCCGCTAGGCCTGCGGCCTTTCAGGTCACAACACCCAGTTCCATCCCGATCATGTTGTTCCAAATCCCATATCTTCTTAAGGGAAATGAGcggtaaataaacattttaagcaCTGACTGGGTCCCCGGCACTTTGTTCATTGCTTCACAAGAGATATGCACCCAGTCAACCCCTAACAATACTGCTGATGATGAAACCGAGGCTCAGGAAAGCTGGGTGAGCCCAAAGCCCAAGCTCCCTCACTCACCTGGGCACTCTGGAAAGGGCACAGGGCTGGCAGTCCAGAGCTGTGGCTGTTCTGCTGGGTGACCTCAGGCAGGGAGTTGAATGATGTTGGGATACAGTGATTCATCACACAAATGCCTCGTGGGGGGTCTCCCTGGAGCTTGCATCTTAGTACGGAGAAATAGACCATTAATCATTGAGAAAtgcaaggtccgtctagtcaaggctatggtttttccagtagtcatgtatggatgtgagagttggactatgaagaaagctgagtgccaaagaattgatgcttttgaactgtggtgttggagaagactcttaagagtcccttggactgcaaggagatccaaccagtccattctgaaggagatcagccctgggtgttctttggaaggaatgatgctaaagctgaaactccagtacttcggctacctcatgggaagagttgactcattggaaaagaccctgatgctgggagggattggggacaagaagaaaaggggacaacagaggatgagatgcctggatggcatcactgactcgatggacgtgagtttgagcgaactccgggagttggtgatggacagggaggcctggcatgctgggattcatggggttgcaaagagttggacacgactgagcagctgaactgaactgaacatgatttCAGGTCATGATATCATGACCCTGACCATCCCAGTTCCTTATGGGCATCATCACCACTACCATCCAGTCCCCCATCACATCATGCTGCTTCCCACCTCCGTGTCTCTGCACACGCTGCTTTTGCTATCTGAACTAATAATAATGATGGTAGTAGCAAGCATTTATGTAGCTCTTTAGTATGCTGTAGGAACTGTTCTGGGCgaataaaaaatacacatttttgttgttgttcagtcacttaagtccTGAGATAGATGCTATTTTGactccattgtacagatggagaaaatgagGCACAAAGTGATTAAGTGAATTCAATTGTTCTAGAGATTTGAGCTACCTCAAGGAACAGCACAGAGAAAGATGCCTACCCTCATTCTTGTTGGAGAAgccagaaaatgaacaaaataagtaaattatatataatgtgcTTTATGGGGAAAATCCTACAGAGAATAATAAGTAGAATCAGGAAGGTTGAAAACACCAGAATGGGAATTATGAGTCAAGAgagatattttctaaataatgaaaactgaaactccatTATCTAGCACCTAACTACATTACATTCCTTACCCTTAGGATCATTCCTCaattatttaagttttaaatcTTTCTTCTCCTCAGAAAGTAATTTGAACAGC is a genomic window of Bos indicus isolate NIAB-ARS_2022 breed Sahiwal x Tharparkar chromosome 16, NIAB-ARS_B.indTharparkar_mat_pri_1.0, whole genome shotgun sequence containing:
- the RNASEL gene encoding 2-5A-dependent ribonuclease, whose amino-acid sequence is METESHNNPQERPTPSSNGKASMGDNHSLIKAVRDEDIESVQQLLERGADVNFQEEWGWSPLHNAVQVDREDIVELLLSHGAEPCLRKKNGATPFIIAGIVGNVKLLKLLLPKVTDVNECDVNGFTAFMEAAVYGKVEALRFLYNNGAEVNLHRKTIEDQERVKKGGATALMDAARRGHVDVVEILLHEMGADVNARDNRGRNALIYALLNSDDEKVKAITRLLLDYKVDVNVRGEGRKTPLILAVEKKNLDLVQMLLEQTAIEINDTDSEGKTALLLAVELKLKEIAQLLCRKGASTKCGDLVAIAKRNYDSDLAKFLRQHGAVEDVCPPAKAWKPQSSRWGEALKHLHRIYRPMIGKLKIFIDEEYKIADTSQGGIYLGLYEEQEVAVKRFPKGSTRGQNEVSCLQSNRANGHVVTFYGSESDRTCLYVCLALCEHTLEKHLDDRKGEAVQNKEDEFARNILSSLFKAVEELHRSGYTHQDLQPQNILIDSKNGACLADFDKSVKGTGDPQEIKRDLEALGLLVLYVVKKGNDSFEMLKNLRTEELIERSPDKETRDLIQHLLVPGDNVKGHLSGLLAHPFFWSWESRYRTLRDVGNESDIKTRNTNGKILQLLQPETSELPSFAQWTIEVDKSVMKKMNAFYKKGNTYQNTVGDLLKFIRNVGEHINEQKNIEMKSKIGEPSQYFQEKFPDLVMYVYKRLQNTEYAKHFPKNLNLNKADV